One window of Candidatus Paceibacterota bacterium genomic DNA carries:
- a CDS encoding DUF2914 domain-containing protein: MHLHRITHTLEKYERHISSGMLVFGFIFDSLTLTRIDKSRDHIILAFYLLLVLLCIFFVNLFEERQLKAGFLEKAQPWLLFAIQFSFGGLFSNFIILYARSASFLSSWPFLLLLFGLLVGNEFFKRHYARFAFHMSVFFVALFSFLIFFIPVVLKQMSGSIFFLSGLTTVVLFLFVMYELSRFFPERIEDSKRTLTFSISIIFLLINVLYITNIIPPIPLSLKEIGVFHSIYRKSSTEFIVLSEEQKGYAFLRSSDTVSLKEGEPAYVLSAVFAPTGLSVKIIHDWQYYDEKEGWVSSAKIPLTVVGGREGGYRVYSKKENISPGLWRVNVETERGQVVGKMKFLVERVTTSPQLESSLR, encoded by the coding sequence ATGCATCTTCACAGGATTACCCACACTCTCGAGAAATATGAACGGCATATCTCATCAGGAATGCTCGTTTTTGGATTTATTTTCGATTCGCTGACGCTTACTCGAATCGATAAATCTCGCGATCATATTATTCTTGCTTTCTATCTACTTCTCGTTCTTCTCTGTATATTTTTTGTAAATCTTTTTGAAGAGCGCCAATTAAAGGCGGGATTCCTGGAGAAAGCCCAGCCGTGGCTTCTCTTTGCAATCCAGTTTTCTTTCGGAGGACTTTTCAGCAATTTTATAATTCTTTACGCAAGAAGCGCTTCTTTTCTCTCAAGCTGGCCTTTTCTTCTCCTGCTTTTCGGGCTTCTTGTTGGAAATGAATTTTTCAAACGACATTACGCTCGTTTTGCCTTTCACATGAGCGTGTTTTTTGTCGCTCTTTTTTCCTTCCTTATCTTCTTCATTCCTGTTGTCCTGAAACAGATGAGCGGAAGCATTTTCTTTTTGAGCGGACTTACTACTGTCGTCCTCTTTTTATTTGTCATGTACGAACTGTCTCGGTTTTTTCCGGAAAGGATTGAAGACAGCAAGAGGACGCTTACATTTAGCATAAGCATCATTTTTCTTCTCATTAACGTTCTTTATATTACAAATATCATCCCGCCTATTCCGCTTTCTTTAAAGGAGATTGGTGTTTTTCATTCCATCTATCGCAAAAGCAGTACTGAATTTATAGTGCTTAGCGAAGAGCAAAAAGGATATGCATTCTTGCGTTCCTCCGACACGGTGAGTTTGAAGGAGGGCGAACCCGCGTATGTGTTATCGGCCGTTTTTGCCCCGACTGGCCTGTCTGTGAAAATCATCCATGATTGGCAATATTATGATGAGAAAGAGGGATGGGTATCTTCCGCGAAAATTCCTCTTACTGTGGTCGGAGGTCGGGAAGGAGGGTACCGTGTTTATTCAAAAAAGGAGAACATTTCACCAGGACTTTGGAGAGTGAACGTAGAGACAGAGCGCGGGCAGGTGGTCGGTAAGATGAAATTTCTTGTTGAAAGAGTAACGACAAGCCCGCAACTCGAGTCTTCTTTGCGTTAA